A single genomic interval of Symphalangus syndactylus isolate Jambi chromosome 18, NHGRI_mSymSyn1-v2.1_pri, whole genome shotgun sequence harbors:
- the XPNPEP3 gene encoding xaa-Pro aminopeptidase 3 isoform X5 gives MPWLLSAPKLVPAVANVRGLSGSYFVTQAGVWWRDLSTLQPMSPRLKQSFCQLPE, from the exons ATGCCTTGGCTGCTCTCAGCCCCCAAGCTGGTTCCCGCTGTAGCAAACGTCCGCGGCCTCTCAG ggtcttactttgtcacccaggctggagtgtggtggcgtgatctcagtacACTGCAAcctatgtctcccaggctcaagcagtccttctgccagcttcccgagtag